Sequence from the Gemmatimonas sp. genome:
GATTCGGCCTGGGTCTCGCCATCTGCCAGTGGATCGCGCAGGCGCACGGTGGCAGTCTGACCGTACAGTCGCGTCTGGGACGGGGGAGCACGTTCACGGTGGTGTTGCCGCTGGCCGGTTCACCGGGCTCGGGCATGACGGGTGAGTACGAGTCGTTTGTCAACAGCCACAGCCAAGAAGATGCGCTACGTGGAATGCTAACGGCGGATTAATCCGATCCTAATGTTCTGTCCATTGCTCGATCATCTTCGCGACGTAGAATCGCCGTAGTCAGTTCCCGGGCCTCTTGTCCGGGCGCTGCGATCCGTAGCCCGCACCCCGGACAAGCGAGATGTTCAACAACCTGCTTGAATCTCAGGCTCAGAAGCAGAAGCGCTTGGGTGGGTCCGTCACCTCGATCATCGTCCATACGGCGATTGTTGTTGCCCTCGTGATCGTCACGAAGAACTCCGGCATCATCAATGAAAAGCCGAAGGAAGAGAAGGTCGACTTTGTCGAGGTGAAAAAGGACGAGCCCAAGCCACCCGAGCCGGAAAAGGCCCCACCGCCGCCCGACGCCGTGGTTGCCCCGCCGCCGCCCAAGGGTTTCCAGGTGCTTTCGGCCCCGATCGAAATCCCCAACGTCATCCCCGACATCGATTTGTCCAAGAAGGTCACGGACGAAGCCGACTTCTCGGGTAAGGGTGTCGCCGGTGGTATCGCCAAGGGTGTTGAAGGCGGCAAGGGACCGGTCCCTCAGGGTGACCAGCCCTACTTCGACTTCCAGGTCGAAAAGCCCGTCGTGATGGCGCCGGGTGCTCAGGGTCCCGCGTACCCCGACATGCTCCGCACCGCGGGCATCGAAGGCACCGTGCTGGCGCAGTTCGTGGTCGACACCACGGGACGTGCAGAAATGAACACGTTCAAGGTGCTCAAGTCCGACAACGATCTGTTCTCCAACGCCGTGAAGAATGCGCTGCAGCGCATGCGCTTCCTCCCCGCCGAGGTGGGTGGACGCAAGGTCAAGCAGCTCGTGCAGCAGCCGTTCCAGTTCTCGTTGAACCGCTAAGGTTTCCCCCTCGCTCTGCGGAGATTTTTGTCATGAACATGTCGTTGATGGAGCTGTACTCGTCGATGGGCTGGTTTGCCAAGGGCATCGTGTTCACGCTCCTTGGTATGTCCGCCTTTTCGTTCACCGTGCTCATCCAGAAGTGGTGGAGCATGCGGAAGGCGCAGGCCGAAACGCGGAAGTTCGCCCCCGAGTTCTCGCAGTTCCTCGAAGAAGACAACCTCATCGAGGCGATCAAGCTGGCCGAAGGCTATAAGAAGTCGCATGTCGCTCGCGTGCTCGGTGGTGCCCTCGCCGAAATCCGCCCGCTCATCCAGGATGGCTCGGTGACGGTGTCGGACATCAACACGTCGGAGCGCGCTGTCGAGCGTGAAATGCTCATGACGATCGTCGACCTCAAGCGTGGTCTTGGCGTGCTCGCGACCGTCGGCGCCACCGCGCCGTTCGTCGGACTGCTCGGCACCACGATGGGTATCGTGAACTCCTTCACCGGTATGGCCACGTCCGGTGCGGGTGGTATCTCCGCCATCGCGGCCGGTGTTGCCGAAGCCCTCATCACGACCGCCATCGGTATCGGCGTCGCCATTCCCGCCGTGTGGGCGTTCAACTTCTTCCAGACGAAGATTGACAACCTCACGGCCGAAATGACCTACACGTCGAAGGAAATGATCGATTACCTCATCAAGGGTGTGTCGGGTGAGTTCGGTCGGTCGCGCTTCACGCGTGAGTTCAACACCGCTGGTCAGCAGTCGATCTCGCAGTAATCACGATCGGTCGTCCGGTCGGCGCTCCGTACGGGGCGCCGCACCGGAGGGCTCAACGCCAGGAGTGCGCGATGGGAATGAGCGTCAGCAGCGGGGGCGGCGTAAAGGCCGAACCCAACGTGACCCCCATGATCGACGTGATGCTCGTACTGCTCATCATCTTCATGATCACGATCCCGCAGATCAACGCGGGCTTCACTGCGGTCCCGCCGGAAGGGCAGAATCTCAAGCCCCACCCGGAAGAAGATGGTGATCAAGTGCTCGGCATCGACGATCAGGGTCGGTACTATCTCAACAAGGCCAGGATTCGCAACGAGGACCTCGAAGCCCTCGTCGGCGAGATTTACCTGAAGGAGCGCGAGGACTACATCATGTACGTCAAGGCCCATAAGGACCTCGAGTACGTGAAAGTGGTAGACGCGTTGGATCGCATCTCGCGATCCGGTGTGCGCGTCGCCGCGCTCATCACGGATCAGACACCGAATACGGAATCGCTCGTTGAGAGCGACCGCATCATGCCGGGGACTAAATAGCCATGAGCATGTCTGCACCGAGCGGTGGCTCGAATCTCAACAACGACATGAACGTCACGCCGATGATCGACGTGCTGCTCGTGTTGCTGATCATCTTCATGATGATCATTCCGATGAGCCGCAAGGCGATCGACACGCAGTTGCCTGATCCGACGCCGCAGCCGCCGTCGACGCAGGTCAATCCAGACCAGATCGTGCTCGAAGTCCTCCCGGACGACAAGTACGCGGTCAATAAGGAGCCGATCGAGAAGGCCAAGCTCCTGGAGAAGTTGACGTCGATCTACGCCCCCCGTCCCGAAAAGATCATCTTCGTGAAGGGTGACACCACGGTGAAGTACTCCGCGGTGATCTGGGCGATGGATCAGGCGCGCGGCGCCGGGGTAAAGGTCATCGGCGTTCCACCGAAGTGATGTGTGGCGCGGACCCGGAACCGGGAACGCGCCCACCCACGAGATCCACGTCGTGACTACGGCGGGCGAACCCATAGGGCTCGTCCGCCGTAGTACGTTGTATAGGTCTCACCCATAGATCCTCAATGACGACAACGCCTCCATCGCTTCCCGATATCGCTGACCTCCCGCCGCCGGATCGCCCCCGCTACCGACCGCCGATCGGTGTGCCGGTCGGCAACCAGCGTCGCGTCCGCAGTCTGCTGATCAGCATCGGCATTCACCTGCTGATCATCATCCTGCTCATCGTGCCGTTCACGTCGCCGGAGATGATCCGCGAGGTTCTGGGAGCTGGCGGCCTCGGCCCGGCCGGTGGAGGCGGGGGTGGTAACCGCGGTACGGGTGGGATCGCCAAAGATGAGCGACTCCAGTTCGTTCGCGTGGCCCCTGCGCCGACGCCGCCTCCGCCCACGGTGAAGCCGCCCACGATTCAGCCCATTGTCCCGCCCCCACCGCCGCCGCCGGTGATCAAGCCGCCGCAGCAGCCGGCCGCCCCGACGCAGCCGTCCGCTACGGACGCCGCCGACGCAAAGTCGGCGGTGACGGGCACGGGAGGGGGCTCAGGAAGCGACGGAAGCGCCGGGTCAGGTCCAGGCAGCGGTGGAGGGGTCGGGTCCGGCGTAGGCACCGGCAAGGGCACCAGCGTGGGTCCCGGCACCGGCGGTGGTCCGGGCACGGTCTACCCCCCTGCGCCCACCGAGCTGTTCCTGCCGCCGCTTCCGGTGCCCAATAAGGCGAAAGGCACCGTTATCGTCGTCTTCGAAGTCGACTCGACCGGCAAGGTGCTCGATCTGCAGTTCACGCCGACCAAAGACGGTGCGTACAACCGAAAGCTGCGCGAGGCGCTCGTCGCCATCCGCTTTCGCCCCGCCGTCAATGCGCAGGGTGTCCCGGTCCGCGGCAAAGCCGAAATCACGTACTCGCTGTAGGCTCGCAGTACGCGTGACCCGACAGTAGCTTGCGCGCACGAGACACCCGCGCGCCTGCCTCCGCCCTCCCCACACGGCGCGCTCCTCCCCCCGATCCGAGGGCCCATGGGGCTGTTTGATCGCAAGCCGATCGCCACCGCTGATGAAAGCGGTACCGGTATGCGCCGTACGCTCGGCGCTGGCGACCTTGTCATGCTGGCCATCGGTGCCGTCATCGGCGCTGGTATCTTCTCGTCGCTCGGCACCGCTGCGGCCGGAGAAACACTCGCCGACGGCACCGTGATCCGATACGGGGCCGGCCCTGCGCTCGTGCTCTCCTTCGTGTTGCTCGGAGCCGTGTGCGGACTCGCGGCGCTCTGCTACGCCGAGCTCGCGGCCATGATTCCGCAAGCCGGCAGCGCCTACGCCTATTCGTACGCTACGCTCGGCGAGATCGTGGCGTGGATCGTCGGCTGGGCACTCATTCTTGAATACGCCGTCGGCAATGTCGCTGTCGCGATCGGATGGTCCGGCTACTTCACATCGTTGTTGTCAGGGTTCGGCATCGACCTCCCCGGATGGCTCACGCACGGCTACTGGAATGTGAAGGCCAGTGGCGACCCGGCCATCCGAGCGTTGATGGAGTCGGCCCCGCACATCGGCAAGATTCCCGTGCTGGTGAATCTGCCGGCATTCGGCATCGTGGTCGCCATTACCCTGCTGCTGCTCAAGGGCGTGAAGGAAAGCACGCGCGCCAACAACATCATGGTGGTCATCAAGCTGCTGGTGCTCGCGCTCTTCGTGATCGTGGGCGGCATGCACATCGACCCGGCCAACTACAAGCCCTTCGCGCCGAACGGCTTCCGCGGGATTCATCAGGGCGCGGCGATCGTGTTCTTTGCCTATATCGGCTTCGACGCGATCTCCACCGCCGCTGAAGAAACCAAAAATCCACAGCGCAATCTGCCCATCGGTATTCTCGGCGGATTGGCCATTTGCACGCTGATCTACGTGATCGTTGGCTTCGTGGCCACCGGACTCGTGCCCTACGAACAGTTGCGGAGCAGCGACCCCTTGGCCAAGGCGCTTTCGATCGCCGGTCTCTCCACGGCGAGCTGGATCGTGGCCGCCGGTGCCGTCGTCTCGATGTCCGCCGTGTTGCTCGTGTTTCAGTACGGTCAGCCGCGCATCTTCTACGCCATGGCGCGCGACGGCCTGCTGCCGAAGTTCGCCGCCAAGCTGCATCCGAAGACGCGCACCCCGCACGTTACGACGATCATCACTGGTGTCGCGGTGGCACTCGGTTCGCTGCTCGCTGACGACGCCGCGACGTATGACCTGACCAACATCGGCACGCTCGCCGCGTTCTCCGTCGTGTGCATCGGGGTGTTGGTGCTGCGCATTCGCGAGCCTGATCGCCATCGTCCGTTCCGCGTCCCCTTCGTGTGGCTCGTGACGCTCGGCGGCGCTGGGGCCTGCGTATTCGTCATGCGCGGGCTACCGTCGAGCGCCTGGAAGGCGTTCGCCGTGTGGATGGTCATCGGTCTCTCCGTGTATTTCCTCTACGGGTACAAGAACTCGGTGCTGCGCCGCGGGAACGCACCGGTCTCGCCCGAATAAGTCACCCGCGGTTCTCCAGCCGTACCACGTCTCCCCAAACCAGCATCATGGCTCATCAGTCATCCAGCGCGTCGCCTGCGGCACCGAGCAAGGGCTTCCTCGGGATCGGATTCTCGACGTGGATCGTCATATCGATGATCGTCGGCATCCTGATCGGCTGGCTCGCGCCCGATTTCGCGCCGAACCTCAAGCCGTTCGCGAACATCTTCCTGCGCATGATCAAGTCGCTGATCGTGCCGCTGCTGTTCAGCACCCTGGTGGTCGGTATTGCCGGTCACGGCGACG
This genomic interval carries:
- a CDS encoding energy transducer TonB, translated to MFNNLLESQAQKQKRLGGSVTSIIVHTAIVVALVIVTKNSGIINEKPKEEKVDFVEVKKDEPKPPEPEKAPPPPDAVVAPPPPKGFQVLSAPIEIPNVIPDIDLSKKVTDEADFSGKGVAGGIAKGVEGGKGPVPQGDQPYFDFQVEKPVVMAPGAQGPAYPDMLRTAGIEGTVLAQFVVDTTGRAEMNTFKVLKSDNDLFSNAVKNALQRMRFLPAEVGGRKVKQLVQQPFQFSLNR
- a CDS encoding MotA/TolQ/ExbB proton channel family protein, which codes for MNMSLMELYSSMGWFAKGIVFTLLGMSAFSFTVLIQKWWSMRKAQAETRKFAPEFSQFLEEDNLIEAIKLAEGYKKSHVARVLGGALAEIRPLIQDGSVTVSDINTSERAVEREMLMTIVDLKRGLGVLATVGATAPFVGLLGTTMGIVNSFTGMATSGAGGISAIAAGVAEALITTAIGIGVAIPAVWAFNFFQTKIDNLTAEMTYTSKEMIDYLIKGVSGEFGRSRFTREFNTAGQQSISQ
- a CDS encoding biopolymer transporter ExbD, whose product is MGMSVSSGGGVKAEPNVTPMIDVMLVLLIIFMITIPQINAGFTAVPPEGQNLKPHPEEDGDQVLGIDDQGRYYLNKARIRNEDLEALVGEIYLKEREDYIMYVKAHKDLEYVKVVDALDRISRSGVRVAALITDQTPNTESLVESDRIMPGTK
- a CDS encoding biopolymer transporter ExbD; protein product: MSMSAPSGGSNLNNDMNVTPMIDVLLVLLIIFMMIIPMSRKAIDTQLPDPTPQPPSTQVNPDQIVLEVLPDDKYAVNKEPIEKAKLLEKLTSIYAPRPEKIIFVKGDTTVKYSAVIWAMDQARGAGVKVIGVPPK
- a CDS encoding amino acid permease, with product MGLFDRKPIATADESGTGMRRTLGAGDLVMLAIGAVIGAGIFSSLGTAAAGETLADGTVIRYGAGPALVLSFVLLGAVCGLAALCYAELAAMIPQAGSAYAYSYATLGEIVAWIVGWALILEYAVGNVAVAIGWSGYFTSLLSGFGIDLPGWLTHGYWNVKASGDPAIRALMESAPHIGKIPVLVNLPAFGIVVAITLLLLKGVKESTRANNIMVVIKLLVLALFVIVGGMHIDPANYKPFAPNGFRGIHQGAAIVFFAYIGFDAISTAAEETKNPQRNLPIGILGGLAICTLIYVIVGFVATGLVPYEQLRSSDPLAKALSIAGLSTASWIVAAGAVVSMSAVLLVFQYGQPRIFYAMARDGLLPKFAAKLHPKTRTPHVTTIITGVAVALGSLLADDAATYDLTNIGTLAAFSVVCIGVLVLRIREPDRHRPFRVPFVWLVTLGGAGACVFVMRGLPSSAWKAFAVWMVIGLSVYFLYGYKNSVLRRGNAPVSPE